The Flavobacterium sp. 102 genomic interval GAGCCATTCTTTGTGAAAAATCTTGAAAATGTTCAAGGAGATGAAAGGGATGTAATTTTCATAAGCATTGGATATGGAAGAACTGAAGATGGTAAAGTGCCAATGAGTTTTGGCCCCCTAAATAACGAAGGTGGCGAACGTCGCTTAAATGTATTGATTACCAGGGCCAAGAGCCGTTGCGAAGTATTTACAAATATTACGGCAAGCGACATGAATTTTGGACCAAATGCCAAATTTGGAATTCGTGCGCTAAAAAGTTTTCTATACTTTGCGCAGCACGGGAAATTTGAAAGCGATAAGGAAGAAATTCCATTTAAGCCCCAACCTTTTGAGGACGTAATTGCACAAAGTCTACAAAACGAAGGGTATACAGTGAGAGAAAAAGTAGGATCTGCGGGATTCTACATTGATTTAGCTGTAGTTGATGCTGACAATCCCGGGAGATATATTCTCGGTATAAGTTGCGATGGAAAATCGTACGAAGTGGCAAAATCAGCTCGTGATCGCGACAGGTTACGAACTATGGTACTCGAAGGAATGGGTTGGAATTTATATAATATATGGAGCACAGATTGGTTCCGTAATCCTGCCGGAGAACTAAAACTTTTAATTGAAGCAATTGAAAAAGCTAAAGTTCAGGCGGAACATAATGACGCAATTGAAGAAGAATTAATGGAAGAGTTAAAGCTACTAATCCGTGAGCAACCTGAAGAACTTGATAATTCCTTACCGAAATATGTAACCGCAATTTTACCGTCTGACGTTGCTTTGCAGGAACTACACACCTACCCCATGGGTAAATTAGGCGCTTGGATACAAGAAGTTGTCAAAGTTGAAAGCCCTATACATTTCGAAGAAATGGCGCGTCGTATTGCAGACGCAAATGGCATTTCAAAGATTGGCAGTCGCATTCGTGCTTCAATCACTAATGCTACTGATTACGCTGTTAAAGAAGGATTTATAATTAAAAAGAATGACTTCCTTTGGAACCCAGAAAACCACTCGCTAATTATTCGGGAGAGAAGTCTACTTCCTGCTAATTCTCGGAAGCTGGCATTTATATCTCCCGAAGAAATGAATTTAGCAATAGCAAAAGTGGTGGAAAATTCAATTGCAATTCAACCTGAAAGCGCTGTAATTTTAATAGCTAAGCTCTTTGGATATTCAAGAGTAACTGAAGACATGAAAATGTATATAATACAATCCATAGATAAGGCTACCAATGATAGGATTGTAATAAAAGATGGTGAATTTCTTAAGGCTGCAACAACTTAAAAAATGAAATTGTGTAATGGTTTAAGAACGAAAATCCAATAACGCGGATTTGAACACGAGCAAAGCGACTGCCGAAGGGCCCGAGGCTGCAAGCCGAAAGGAACACAGCTAATCAGTGCATTTATACAGCTAATAAAAACTACTCCCAAATTGTAATGCTACAAACTCCATAATTGAATAACAAAACTAAAATCATTTAGGTAATATTGGAAATTCATCCAAAATAGGTTGCTTCTATGAGTTGGTACTACCTTCTATTTATTGTTGTCGCCTATGGTGTAGGCATATATCTTCATTATGTTTACAAAGATTATCTTAAGCACAGCCACCATAATGACAGTTGGAAGAACAGAGACAAATGAAAGATGAAGGATGCATCTTTTTATTATAAAAAAACGTATTAATTTGCTTACCTTAGCATACTTAAATTAGTATTAATACCTGCATATAGCAAATAATCTATGGAGGAAAGAAACAACATTAAAGTTTTAGTAGCTTCAACTATTTACGGTTTCGAAGATCAACTCGCTTCAATTTACGCACAGTTGGATAGTTACGGTTACGAAGTATTAAATTCACATATGGGAACGGTTTATGCCGGTGCTGATAAATCAAATCTCGCTAATTGTCTTGCAGCGGTTGAGGAATGTGATGCATTTATAGGTATTATTAGGCCAAACTATGGTTCTGGTGTTATCGGAGAAACCTCCATAACGCATGAAGAAGTCTTAAAAGCCATTTTATTAAAAAAAGCAAGATGGTTCCTAGTAGATTCTAAAGTTATCTTCGCAAGGCAATTATTAAACAAATCGGAATTTGTTGACAGGCACTCGTTAAAACCCATTAAAACAGACAATATAATTGTAAGGCCCAATTCACTTATTGATGTGAGGTGCATTGACATTTACAATCAGGTAACTAAAGATAAAGTGCCTCCTAAAGAACGTATCGGCCATTGGGCACAGGAATATTATGATTTACCCGGGATGCAGCGTTATATCGAGGGTCAATTTAAAGATGCAGATAAAGTACAAAGGACAATTACATATATGAAAAGCTTGTAATTATGAATGAGAACGATTTTATAGAAAGTATACTTCAGGAAAAAGAAGGCGTTCAGCTGTCCTTATTTTCGCATGCTGATATTGAAATAGTCGGACAATCAGTTTGTGCTTTTTTAAATACCAATGGAGGTCGTATAATTGTTGGTGTAGATCATGACAAACAAGTAAGTCCATTAAATAATCTTGAAGAAGCCTACAACGCGCTCAGATATTTTATCTACAATGAAATAACCCCGCAAAGCTTGATAGGGATTAGGAAAGAACAGTATCAGAACGGTACAGTCATCTTAATTGAAGTGATTGAAGGAAACAAGAAACCTTATTCAATCAAGGGCAGGAGTTATGTTCGGATTGGCAATGAAACGGTAACAGCGTCAGACAATGACATGAGTGTTCTAATCAGGACGAATAAAATTGATGATTACACTTGGGAAAAAACACCCGATTTAGAGGCAACGATAGAAGACCTTAATAAAGAGCAAATTTATAATGCAATTGATTTGGCAAATAAAATGGGTCGCGTTGCTAAATTTAGCTCTAACGATCCGGTAGAATTCTTAACACGCTATCAATTATTCAGAAACAGCAAATTAACCAATGCTGCCATTGTTCTTTTTGCCAAGGACCCCACCTATTTTCTGCCACAATGCAGGGTTCGTATAATTGATTTTGGTCTGGGAAAAACAGGTAATCGTTATGAGAATATTGTTCTGATAGAAGAAAATCTATTTAAAACCTACACTGAAATTCAAAATTACTTTAGAAAAAACCTTCCAATCATTAGCGACTTCAGTGAAAAGGATTGGAAAAGAAATGACGATTATAAATATCCACTGGAGGCATTAGATGAAGCGGTCATAAATGCATTAATGCATAGGGATTATTCAGATAGTACAGGAGAAGTGCTTATCGGGATCTATCCCGATAAAATCGAAATAATTAATAGTGGCAAGTTGTTGCTGTCCGACAAGGATTTGAAGAAAACGCATAGCTCCAATCCTCCTAATCCTGTTTTGACGCATATTGTTTTTCTTTGCGGAATAATCGAAAAAGTGGGCAGGGGAACTATTTTGATTAATGAGTCTTTTGATAAACGAAATTTAGAATCTCCTACTTGGGTCAATAAAAATGGTGCGGTAATTTTAACGCTCCATAGTACGCCCAAGAAAATAGAACTGAACAATCGAATGGAAATGTATTTGGACCAAGTGGGTGACGAATTATTCACTAGGGAAGATTACATGAATTACTTTGAAAATCCTTTAAGTGAAAGAACTGCCCGTTTGGATATTCAAAAACTTCAGGAAATTGGATTATTGCAAAAAATCGGGGATGGATCGGTTACACGATACAAAAGAACCTCCAAAGAGTTGCCGGATAATGCCGGATAAGCCATAGCAATCTTCATAAACCTAGTAAAATGTGGCCTTCGTTGTAATTCATCCTTCCTATTCTATTGCCGGATTTTGCCGGATAGTACCGAAGTCAAAAAAAGCAATTTATGGTATTGTATTGCCGGAACTTGCCGGACAAAAACAAACCGATGCCATAAACCTAACATTGTCAATACCTTAACAAAAAAGCAGTACAGCAAGATGTTGCCGGATATTGCCGGATAAGCTCCATTTAATTCAACAATCATATACTAACGACTATCAAAATGGACAATAACGAATTTAATTTATCAAATTTTACCGTAAAAGTATATTTAAAAAAGAATAATCGAATAGCATTCCATTTAGCTACCTACCTAATTTTTAAGTCAGAAATAAATTTTGTCTCAACTGATCTGAAAAAATATGATTGTCATATTATTTTAAAAAATGGGATGAAAATTGAATTCGATAGGAAGTACTATGTGGCAAGCCCGACAAACTATGATAATAGCTTTGACGGAAGAGCAAAAGTGATTGAACTGCACTATACCAAAATAATGGACTACATGCTATTAGAAGATAGCGTTATTGATTTTGAAATGAGTTTTAAATTTAAAGAATACAATTACATCCCCGAAAAAACACATTCAATAAAAAGTTTTGGGATTCTAAAAAAAATGTATGATGAAAGATATTTCGAATAATAGAATTATCAATTATTACACAGTAACTTTGTTTATACACATAATAAAATAAAAAATAGGCTCATGAACACCAATACGATAACGCTAAATAAATCTCTGGAATTTTTTAAAGCATGTAAAGAAGATGAAATAACATTTGAGAATTCACACTGTGG includes:
- a CDS encoding DUF4062 domain-containing protein; the encoded protein is MEERNNIKVLVASTIYGFEDQLASIYAQLDSYGYEVLNSHMGTVYAGADKSNLANCLAAVEECDAFIGIIRPNYGSGVIGETSITHEEVLKAILLKKARWFLVDSKVIFARQLLNKSEFVDRHSLKPIKTDNIIVRPNSLIDVRCIDIYNQVTKDKVPPKERIGHWAQEYYDLPGMQRYIEGQFKDADKVQRTITYMKSL
- a CDS encoding RNA-binding domain-containing protein produces the protein MNENDFIESILQEKEGVQLSLFSHADIEIVGQSVCAFLNTNGGRIIVGVDHDKQVSPLNNLEEAYNALRYFIYNEITPQSLIGIRKEQYQNGTVILIEVIEGNKKPYSIKGRSYVRIGNETVTASDNDMSVLIRTNKIDDYTWEKTPDLEATIEDLNKEQIYNAIDLANKMGRVAKFSSNDPVEFLTRYQLFRNSKLTNAAIVLFAKDPTYFLPQCRVRIIDFGLGKTGNRYENIVLIEENLFKTYTEIQNYFRKNLPIISDFSEKDWKRNDDYKYPLEALDEAVINALMHRDYSDSTGEVLIGIYPDKIEIINSGKLLLSDKDLKKTHSSNPPNPVLTHIVFLCGIIEKVGRGTILINESFDKRNLESPTWVNKNGAVILTLHSTPKKIELNNRMEMYLDQVGDELFTREDYMNYFENPLSERTARLDIQKLQEIGLLQKIGDGSVTRYKRTSKELPDNAG